Within Candidatus Cetobacterium colombiensis, the genomic segment TGTTTTCATTTTTTTCAGTACGAGTATATTTCATCTTTTTTGAAATGTCAATAGCAAACTTATTATTCTAAAAAAAAACTTTTAGAACTTATTATAAACATATAGATTTCAAAAAATATTTCTTAGAGTGGTTTCTTTAGTTTTGTGCCTTTAAATCTTTATATTTTTTCACTAGATTTTTAGCTGAAATTTATCATTTTATTTTTTTTAAAATTTTCTAACAAAAAATAAAACTTTTTTTAGAAACTTATGGTCTAAATGTTATAAGTGTTAAAAGTAAAAGTATAATTTAATCCCCCCCAAAGAAAGCCTCTATCCCCCCCAGAGGCTTTCTCCCTTTTTTGTCAAATTTCATATCTAAAAGGAGGTTTCATGTATAGGTGCAAATATTTCAAAGCCATTGAACTTGTTTCTCCAAGTGTTTATAAAATCCATGGAGATGCTGCTATAAAATATATCTCCACAGATATTTTAATTTTCTTAGATACCCTTAGAGAAGATTTAAAAGTTCCTATTTTAGTCAATCGTCCAAAAGTTGGTATAACTCAAAGAGGACTGAGAACAACACTAGATGAAATTGTAAAAAATAGTGTTAAAAGAAATAGACTTTATTTGAGTGCTCATATTTTAGGAAGAGCTGTAGATTTTGAAGTTCCTGGAAAAGATATGAAAGAAATCTCTAGTCTTATTGTTAATAATCCTGAAAGATATAACACAATAACTAGAATGGAAAATCCAAATATAACTTTAAAAAAAGGTTATATTCATGTGGATAATATTGCAACTGGAAAAAAGGGAATTTATATTTTCAATCCATAAATTAAAATGTTTTCAAACTTTTTTTGAGGAAAAAAACGTCTAAAAGTTATAATAATAGTTAGAAGGTAGAAAAGGATTTAAAGTAGTAAAAATAGCCATCACACAGTTTCAAAGATGTTTTTAAGTTTTAACAAATCATGAAGTTGTTTATCTAACTATTATAAGAGTAATAAATTTAAAGTGTAGTAAAGTATTTTTTAAAAGAGTTTTTTTTAAGACAATAGTTACAAGGTTTAAGATTATTAGAACGGCTTATATTCAATAGTAAGTAGAGGGATTTGTGATGGTTGCCCTCTACTTTTTTATTAAAATAAATTAAAGTATCGACAAGTGATGTATAAAAATATATAATTATTTATAAATATTTTAAGGAGATGATGAGAATGTCTCAATCTAAGATTAGTTTTAAAATAGATAAAGATTTGAAAAAAGAAATTGAAAAAATCTGTGATGAAATGGGAATGTCTTTACCTACAGCATTTACCATTTTTGCTAAAAAATTATTAACGGAAAGAAAAATTCCTTTTGAAATTGAAGCTAATCCATTTTATTCCAAGAAAAATTTAAAAAGATTAAATAAATCAATAAAACAAATGGAAAAAATAAAATAAAATTCTATCTATGGAATAGAAGCATAAAAACCTGAGAATATCTCAGGTTTTTATATTTCTAATAGCTATTTAGAAAAGGATCTAATGTTTTTTCTTTTAATAATCTTTCCTTCTCTTTTTCTCTTTCATCTTGACTACTACTTATTATTTTTTTCATATATTCAAAAGCCTTTAAAGAACTTGTTACTAACTCATCAGCTTTTAGTTCTATTTCCTCTTGAGTTAAATTCTTATTTGAAAAATTTAATTTTTTAATAATAGAAGGGGCATCATTTAAATTTCTTTTCATATCTTACCTCTTTTTAGCTTTTATTTTTTATTTAATTTTACCAAAACCATTAATAAAAGTATAACAGTTACTGGTTGTAAAATTAAGTTTAAATCTTTTAAAAATTCTATCATTAGTTTCTCCTTTGTTTTCTATATATATTATTATAACTTTTTGAGAAATAATTGTAAATATAAAGAATACCTTTTGTTATTCATTTAAATGGGAATGTTCCGACAAGATAGCTGTAGGGGGAGGGCGGGAAAGAAGAAAAAAGTTAAAGGCCGAAGAGATCCGCGTATTGCAGATTGGACTGTCCAATTATCCGCAGCTTTCGAGGCCTTATCCTATTGAAGCAAGAACTGTATTTAACTGTTGAGCGGAGTACAAAGCGACCAGCAGGGAAGCGTACCATGAGGGACTGGCTGTAAAACTTGGCACTATCCCAGCAGCGACCAGAGGGAGATAGCGAACAGTTAAGTGTCTATCTCTATCTAAAAATTATTTTTTGTTTTAGGTCTTACAAAAAGTCCGCTCGGCGAACTTTTGAAAAGTCAAGACTTTTCAAATTATAAAATGGCGGAGATTACAGCAGGAAGAGAAACAGCTTTATTACCGCCAAAACTTTTAGAAATTATGGCAGATAATATGTCTGATTATCTCTACAAAAAATGGGAGTGTCCCAACAAGATAGCAGTAGAGGGAGGGCGGGGAGTTGGAAGTGGGGACGCAGTTGCTGCCCCTTCTCCTGAAGGCTCTGCTGAGTTCTACTAACTTTTTTACTTTCTCAGCAAAAAAAGAGCCTGATTCTATCCCAGAGGGAGCAAAATGAGGGAAAGGCATTGGCCACCCCCAAGAGCGGTCCCACCAAAAAGGGAGTACCTTGACGGGGGATGCCGGAAGGGGGGCTTGGGGGGAAGAGCGGCGGGGGTGGACCAAGTCCCCACATTTTTTTATGAAAGAAAAAAGCCAGCGACTGACATCCCTATCCCTCACTGGAGATATGTGCCTCATCGCTGGCTTGATCCCGCCGAATATCGGCCTTACAGAAGGCGGGATTTCTTGAATAAAAAATTACAATTTATTTTCCTAATTTTTCTATAAATTCATCTAACCAAATAGGTAAATTTGAACCTTTATATAATATATTATTATTTTTTATATAGACTTTTGTGATTAAAATATCTGTATTATC encodes:
- a CDS encoding type II toxin-antitoxin system RelB/DinJ family antitoxin produces the protein MSQSKISFKIDKDLKKEIEKICDEMGMSLPTAFTIFAKKLLTERKIPFEIEANPFYSKKNLKRLNKSIKQMEKIK